In Flavobacteriales bacterium, a genomic segment contains:
- the atpG gene encoding ATP synthase F1 subunit gamma: MANLKEIRTRIKSVQSTQQITSAMKMVSAAKLRRAQDAIVQMRPYANKLQEILGNLSSSLDTSENVYARESELKKVLLVAISSNRGLAGAFNANIIKAAIRWSQENPGVEYKVLAIGKKSNDYFKKQENTINADLKANTVDIFENLNFSFVSEIAQEVMDEFASGKYDQVHLIYNSFKNAATQIVKTEQFLPILPPEVDPEDTQNTSLDYIFEPNKEEIVKDMIPKSLKVQLYKAILDSYAAEHGARMTAMHKATDNAGEILRDLKLTYNKARQAAITGEILEIVAGAEALN, translated from the coding sequence ATGGCCAATCTGAAGGAAATACGGACCCGCATCAAGTCGGTACAATCGACTCAGCAGATCACCTCTGCTATGAAGATGGTATCTGCAGCCAAGCTGAGAAGAGCTCAGGATGCCATCGTCCAGATGCGTCCCTATGCGAACAAATTGCAGGAGATACTCGGAAATCTGAGCTCTAGCTTGGATACTTCAGAGAATGTCTATGCGCGTGAGAGTGAGTTGAAAAAGGTCCTTTTGGTCGCTATCAGCTCTAACAGGGGTCTGGCGGGTGCATTCAATGCCAATATCATCAAAGCGGCCATTCGGTGGTCCCAAGAGAATCCGGGTGTCGAGTATAAGGTCCTTGCGATCGGTAAGAAGTCCAATGACTACTTCAAGAAACAGGAGAATACCATCAATGCCGATCTGAAGGCCAATACGGTGGACATCTTCGAGAACTTGAATTTCAGTTTTGTTTCCGAGATCGCTCAAGAAGTCATGGACGAGTTCGCTTCCGGGAAGTATGATCAGGTCCATTTGATCTACAACAGCTTCAAGAATGCCGCTACGCAGATTGTAAAGACCGAGCAATTCCTTCCAATCCTTCCACCTGAGGTCGACCCTGAGGACACGCAGAATACCTCACTGGATTACATCTTCGAGCCAAATAAAGAAGAGATCGTCAAGGATATGATTCCCAAATCCTTGAAGGTTCAGCTCTATAAGGCCATTCTCGATTCATATGCAGCTGAACATGGTGCTCGTATGACGGCCATGCACAAAGCCACCGATAACGCAGGGGAGATTTTGAGAGATCTCAAGCTTACCTATAACAAGGCCCGTCAGGCGGCTATCACGGGTGAGATCCTGGAGATCGTGGCAGGTGCTGAAGCGCTCAACTGA
- a CDS encoding GHKL domain-containing protein → MRSAKDPSILFVGTRPILIVWSLILLIGAIAFDYYSSSEASLRYTVDRIEQGVQKAQGNLRNELVTLLDYGDEELFEHFEQSKSSYEELGSSYFVFHQDSLVAWSSSSVPQVDLLPDLYRSGPCILLANGWYLMERREAGDRVFFGLFLMKYEYLYENRYLVNEFHPYFQVEHHPEVTFAADQRSEPVLDLEDHVLFYLSLDEDSLHQETSGIWILASILLCLFFLVRTLFDRLFQRDARLSSFFLGALGIVVFRMLTLVWNPLELLGDLSLFQAFTLGHSYLHPDPGALVINAFLLLLLCYVFRKWTDRIAWKGQWTVFHVLLVGYFIGARGLDVLYKELILRTDINFDISNFFDLDLFSIVGLLGIGSYLIAALFLAQALTDFLLRTIDSSKKLWVIYLTMGSGLIAINHYYGVVDLIKVLWPWMILTYFMLMHRVRLRGPRLVYVLGAMALLSLYASHMLEKHIIKNDREQLAIVAERLMEGEDEVAELLFDDMRDRLEGDSLIWQLATKTPFNEERLLIQFRQDYFNGYWTKYDLAFDRVSPAELGQSGFRDLPDSVDMGFSRISQEELGLNYVFFKRLDANKVVLGLFELNIIPEDLGFPELLIEGDPTSGKDMAQYSFAQYHERELVDSYGDFDYRLEWSQDMDDGSRYYQEQGYWHFPFDRGQDTYIISTPRKSFIDRLTTFTYLFCFLGLMIGLAYFIERILIEQRWPRADLQYKVQFLVISILFTSLFVFGLGAYYYILSQHTANNEKILSEKVSSVLIELSHKLEKEQAIGDREKLEVYLDKFAKVFFTDINLYQLDGELMASSRPQVFNRGLISEQMDPGAYKALRFDAESKYIHEERIGGLNYLSAYVPFMDSEKNVLAYLNLPYFAKQKELEDDLSRFVVTVINVLVLLFVMSILVAVLISNWVTRPLQMLKDNLAAIRLDQTNKPIEYSGTDEIASLVEEYNAKVEELQANAELLAKSERESAWREMAKQVAHEIKNPLTPMKLSIQYLQRSLQDRGEDWEQRFERSTDMLIEQIDTLSAIATAFSDFAQMPKAQNERFAIGVLVDQVVDLFSEEPKVELFLENQVDAHAEIIADKDQITRLLTNLIKNAIQSIPDEEEGKVVVDLQSKGHQYILEVRDNGTGIPEDMHEKIFVPNFTTKSTGTGLGLAMSKNIVEQAGGRIWFKSKEGVGTSFFVSLPMPPDS, encoded by the coding sequence GTGAGATCAGCTAAAGACCCCTCTATACTTTTTGTAGGCACTCGGCCCATACTCATCGTGTGGTCCTTGATCTTGCTCATCGGGGCTATCGCCTTTGACTACTATTCATCCAGTGAGGCCTCATTGAGGTATACGGTGGATCGCATAGAACAAGGCGTACAAAAAGCACAAGGCAACTTAAGGAACGAACTAGTCACACTGCTCGATTACGGGGATGAGGAGCTTTTCGAGCACTTCGAGCAATCGAAATCCAGCTATGAGGAGTTGGGCTCCTCCTATTTCGTTTTTCATCAAGACTCCTTGGTCGCTTGGAGCAGCAGCTCCGTTCCCCAAGTGGACTTATTGCCCGATCTATATCGCTCAGGGCCGTGCATCCTTTTGGCCAATGGGTGGTACCTCATGGAGCGCAGAGAGGCCGGAGATCGGGTCTTCTTCGGACTCTTCTTGATGAAGTATGAGTACCTCTATGAGAATCGCTACCTCGTCAATGAATTCCACCCCTACTTCCAGGTAGAGCACCACCCGGAGGTGACTTTTGCTGCAGATCAACGATCTGAACCGGTTCTGGACCTCGAGGACCACGTACTATTCTATCTATCTCTGGATGAGGATTCACTTCATCAAGAGACCTCGGGAATCTGGATCCTAGCGAGTATACTACTCTGTTTGTTCTTTCTCGTCCGTACACTGTTCGATAGACTCTTTCAGAGAGATGCCAGACTCAGTAGTTTCTTCTTAGGGGCACTGGGAATCGTGGTGTTCAGGATGCTGACCTTGGTCTGGAATCCCTTGGAATTGCTTGGAGACCTGAGTCTGTTCCAAGCCTTTACCCTCGGGCACTCCTATTTACATCCCGACCCTGGAGCTCTGGTGATCAATGCATTCTTGCTATTGCTGCTCTGCTATGTCTTCCGCAAATGGACGGATCGCATTGCTTGGAAAGGACAATGGACGGTGTTCCACGTACTCTTAGTAGGCTATTTCATCGGAGCCCGTGGATTGGACGTGCTCTATAAAGAATTGATACTCCGGACCGATATCAATTTCGACATCAGCAATTTTTTCGACCTCGACCTGTTCAGTATTGTCGGATTGCTGGGTATCGGCTCCTATCTCATAGCTGCGTTGTTCTTGGCTCAAGCCTTGACCGATTTCCTGCTGAGGACCATTGATTCGAGCAAGAAGCTCTGGGTGATCTATCTGACAATGGGGTCAGGTCTCATCGCTATCAATCATTATTATGGTGTGGTCGATCTCATCAAGGTGCTTTGGCCCTGGATGATCCTCACCTATTTCATGCTCATGCATCGGGTGAGATTGCGAGGCCCTCGATTGGTCTATGTGCTCGGAGCCATGGCATTGTTGTCCCTCTATGCTTCTCATATGTTGGAGAAGCACATCATCAAGAATGATAGGGAGCAACTGGCCATAGTGGCAGAACGCTTGATGGAAGGAGAGGACGAAGTAGCTGAACTTCTCTTCGATGACATGCGGGACCGACTGGAAGGAGATAGCTTGATATGGCAATTGGCCACGAAAACCCCCTTCAATGAAGAGCGCCTGCTCATCCAGTTCCGTCAGGATTACTTCAATGGATATTGGACGAAGTATGACCTAGCATTCGATCGGGTCAGTCCAGCGGAGTTGGGTCAGAGTGGTTTTCGGGATCTCCCTGATTCAGTGGATATGGGATTCAGCCGTATATCCCAAGAGGAATTGGGCTTGAACTATGTCTTCTTCAAACGCTTGGATGCCAACAAGGTCGTACTAGGACTATTCGAGCTCAATATCATCCCAGAAGACCTTGGATTTCCTGAGCTATTGATCGAGGGGGATCCTACAAGTGGTAAGGATATGGCCCAGTACTCCTTTGCGCAGTATCACGAGCGCGAACTGGTGGATTCCTACGGAGATTTCGATTATCGACTCGAGTGGTCGCAGGATATGGATGATGGATCCAGATACTATCAGGAGCAAGGGTATTGGCATTTCCCATTCGATAGAGGACAGGACACCTACATCATCTCCACTCCGCGGAAATCATTCATCGATCGCTTGACCACCTTCACATATTTGTTCTGCTTCTTAGGCTTGATGATAGGTCTGGCCTATTTCATCGAGCGCATACTCATCGAGCAACGCTGGCCAAGAGCCGATCTTCAGTATAAGGTCCAGTTCCTAGTGATCAGCATCCTCTTCACGTCACTCTTCGTATTCGGCCTAGGGGCATACTACTACATTCTCTCTCAACATACCGCCAACAATGAGAAGATCCTATCTGAGAAGGTTTCTTCGGTGCTCATAGAACTGAGTCACAAACTGGAGAAAGAACAGGCTATCGGAGATAGGGAGAAACTGGAGGTCTATCTGGATAAGTTCGCCAAAGTCTTCTTCACTGATATCAATCTCTATCAATTGGATGGAGAATTGATGGCATCTTCTAGACCTCAGGTCTTCAATCGGGGCCTCATATCCGAACAGATGGACCCTGGAGCCTATAAAGCCTTGAGGTTCGATGCAGAAAGCAAATACATACATGAAGAACGGATCGGAGGTCTGAACTATCTATCGGCCTATGTGCCATTCATGGATAGTGAGAAGAACGTGCTTGCTTATCTCAACCTGCCCTATTTCGCCAAGCAGAAGGAATTGGAAGACGATCTATCTCGATTTGTTGTGACAGTCATCAATGTACTGGTGCTGCTCTTTGTGATGTCGATCCTGGTAGCGGTGCTCATCAGCAATTGGGTCACCCGTCCCTTGCAGATGTTGAAAGATAATCTAGCAGCGATCCGGTTGGATCAGACCAATAAACCCATCGAGTATTCCGGTACGGATGAGATAGCCAGCCTCGTGGAGGAATACAATGCCAAGGTCGAGGAACTACAGGCCAATGCCGAACTTCTCGCAAAAAGTGAGCGCGAGAGTGCTTGGAGGGAAATGGCCAAACAAGTGGCCCATGAGATCAAGAACCCCCTCACTCCGATGAAGCTGAGTATACAGTACCTACAGCGGAGTCTTCAGGATCGTGGAGAGGATTGGGAACAACGATTCGAGCGCAGTACCGATATGCTCATTGAGCAGATAGACACATTGAGCGCAATTGCAACGGCCTTCAGCGATTTTGCACAGATGCCCAAGGCACAGAATGAGCGATTTGCAATCGGTGTACTGGTCGATCAGGTGGTCGATCTATTCAGTGAAGAACCCAAGGTGGAGCTCTTTCTGGAGAATCAAGTCGATGCTCATGCTGAGATCATAGCCGATAAGGATCAGATAACGCGCCTTCTTACCAATCTGATCAAGAATGCCATACAGAGCATACCAGATGAAGAAGAGGGAAAGGTAGTGGTCGATCTTCAGTCCAAGGGGCATCAGTATATCTTGGAGGTTCGGGACAATGGTACCGGAATACCTGAGGATA
- a CDS encoding F0F1 ATP synthase subunit alpha: MAEVKPAEVSAILKEQLAGVSSDATLEEVGTVLQVGDGIARLYGLSNVQSGELIEFENGLQGIVLNLEEDNVGAVLLGTAEGIKEGDKAKRTGRIASINVGEGMLGRVVDTLGNPIDGKGPIQGETFEMPLERKAPGVIFRQPVNEPLQTGIKAIDSMIPIGRGQRELVIGDRQTGKSAVCIDTIINQKEFYDKGEPVFCIYVAIGQKGSTVAQVVNTLEKNGALPYTVVVAANASDPAPMQFYAPFAGAAIGEYFRDTGRPALIVYDDLSKQAVAYREVSLLLRRPPGREAYPGDVFYLHSRLLERAAKINATDEIAQQMNDLPPSLEGKVKGGGSLTALPIIETQAGDVSAYIPTNVISITDGQIFLESNLFLSGVRPAINVGISVSRVGGSAQIKSMKKVAGTLKLDQAQYRELEAFAKFGSDLDPATMAVLDKGAKNVEILKQGLNSPMRVEQQVAIIYCGTKGLLKNVPVNKVQEFEKEFLMVMENSHKEVLDQLAQGKLDDNITGTLEKVALDLAANYA, translated from the coding sequence GGTGAATTGATCGAATTCGAGAATGGCCTACAAGGAATCGTCCTGAATTTGGAAGAAGACAACGTAGGAGCTGTACTGCTAGGTACGGCAGAAGGGATCAAGGAAGGAGACAAGGCCAAGCGTACAGGTCGTATCGCATCCATCAATGTAGGTGAAGGCATGCTCGGAAGAGTAGTCGATACCCTCGGAAATCCGATAGATGGTAAAGGACCGATCCAAGGCGAGACCTTTGAGATGCCACTGGAGCGTAAAGCGCCAGGTGTGATCTTCCGTCAACCGGTAAACGAACCCCTACAGACCGGGATCAAGGCGATCGACTCCATGATCCCTATCGGAAGAGGGCAGCGTGAGTTGGTCATCGGTGACCGTCAGACTGGTAAATCGGCCGTGTGTATCGATACCATCATCAATCAGAAGGAATTCTATGATAAAGGTGAACCGGTATTCTGCATCTATGTGGCCATAGGTCAGAAAGGATCTACCGTGGCCCAAGTGGTCAACACCTTGGAGAAGAACGGTGCATTGCCCTATACTGTAGTGGTAGCTGCCAATGCCTCTGATCCGGCTCCTATGCAGTTCTACGCTCCGTTTGCAGGTGCTGCTATCGGTGAGTATTTCAGAGATACAGGTCGTCCGGCATTGATCGTCTATGATGATCTTTCTAAACAGGCGGTGGCTTACCGTGAGGTATCACTTCTGCTCAGAAGACCTCCGGGACGTGAGGCATATCCTGGAGATGTATTCTATCTGCACTCCAGACTTCTCGAACGAGCGGCCAAGATCAATGCCACTGATGAGATTGCTCAGCAGATGAATGACCTGCCTCCTTCATTGGAAGGAAAGGTGAAAGGTGGTGGATCCTTGACCGCACTGCCTATCATCGAGACTCAAGCAGGAGATGTATCAGCTTATATCCCTACCAACGTGATCTCTATCACAGATGGACAGATCTTCCTCGAATCCAATCTATTCCTATCCGGTGTCCGTCCTGCGATCAACGTGGGTATCTCGGTATCGCGAGTAGGTGGTTCGGCTCAGATCAAGTCCATGAAGAAGGTTGCAGGAACATTGAAGCTCGATCAGGCCCAATACAGGGAGTTGGAAGCATTTGCCAAATTCGGCTCGGATCTGGACCCAGCGACTATGGCAGTCCTGGATAAAGGAGCAAAGAACGTGGAGATCCTCAAGCAAGGACTGAACTCTCCCATGCGTGTGGAGCAGCAGGTAGCTATCATCTACTGTGGTACCAAAGGTCTTTTGAAGAATGTGCCTGTAAATAAGGTACAGGAGTTTGAGAAAGAGTTCCTCATGGTCATGGAGAACAGCCACAAGGAAGTGCTGGATCAATTGGCCCAAGGAAAACTGGATGATAACATCACCGGCACTTTGGAAAAAGTCGCCCTTGATCTAGCAGCCAATTACGCTTAA